A region of Vigna radiata var. radiata cultivar VC1973A chromosome 6, Vradiata_ver6, whole genome shotgun sequence DNA encodes the following proteins:
- the LOC106764570 gene encoding WUSCHEL-related homeobox 5: protein MDEGMSGFCMRSGSVRGKSGSTTSSATGTKCGRWNPTTEQVKLLTELFRSGLRTPSTDQIQKISTQLSFYGKIESKNVFYWFQNHKARERQKRRKLSFDDKDVVIRRQNSFNISSQSLADMYRVSEPDRVIETLQLFPINSFGESEAENLRLHGNEYRDSSRMFSCTMDEEIEHPPLELRLSFL from the exons ATGGACGAGGGCATGTCAGGCTTTTGCATGAGATCAGGAAGTGTTCGTGGGAAAAGTGGAAGCACTACTTCTTCTGCCACTGGCACCAAGTGTGGGCGTTGGAATCCCACAACTGAACAGGTTAAACTTCTAACTGAACTCTTCAGGTCAGGGCTCCGAACCCCAAGCACTGACCAGATTCAAAAGATCTCCACTCAGCTCAGCTTTTATGGTAAGATAGAGAGCAAGAATGTCTTCTATTGGTTTCAGAACCATAAGGCCAGAGAAAGACAGAAGCGCCGCAAGCTCTCCTTTGATGACAAGGATGTCGTCATTCGTAGACAAAACTCCTTCAACATTTCCTCACAAA GTCTTGCTGATATGTATAGAGTTTCAGAGCCAGATAGGGTGATTGAGACGCTTCAACTCTTTCCCATAAACTCCTTTGGGGAATCTGAAGCAGAGAACCTGAGGTTACATGGAAATGAATATAGGGATAGTAGTAGAATGTTTTCATGCACGATGGATGAAGAAATAGAGCACCCACCATTGGAGCTGCGCTTGAGCTTTCTGTAA
- the LOC106765367 gene encoding uncharacterized acetyltransferase At3g50280, producing MPSSASSAPTFLSKCTVFPDQPSTMGNLKLSVSDLPMLSCHYIQKGCLFTQPTIPLHTLIPLLKSALSRTLSLFPPLAGRLTTDSHGYVYIACNDAGVDFIHANAAALRVCDLLSTLDVHECFKEFFTFDRKVSYTGHYSPILAVQVTELADGLFIGCAVNHAVTDGTSFWNFFNTFAHLCRASNKSFRNIPDFHRDSALISDAVLRLPEGGPQVTFDSHAPLRERIFSFSREAIQKLKAMTNNRRWPESNGTAVEFMRKQSNDQFHHAKENNGKAGTILENWFKVNSNSKPQTVTETVEISSFQSVCALLWRAVTRARKLPASKTTTFRMAVNCRHRMEPKLEPYYFGNAIQSVPTYASAGDVLSRDLRWCAEQLNANVKAHDNAMVRRFIDDWEQKPRCFPLGNPDGASITMGSSPRFPMYDNNFGWGRPLAVRSGRANKFDGKISAFPGRDGTGTVDLEVVLAPETMEALESDPEFTKYATCQL from the coding sequence ATGCCTTCTTCCGCTTCTTCTGCACCTACCTTCCTCTCCAAATGCACTGTCTTCCCAGACCAACCCTCAACTATGGGAAACCTCAAACTCTCCGTTTCGGACCTCCCCATGTTGTCCTGCCACTATATCCAAAAGGGATGTCTCTTTACCCAACCCACTATTCCACTCCACACTCTAATTCCTCTTCTTAAATCCGCACTCTCTCgcactctttctctctttccacCTCTAGCTGGCCGTTTAACCACCGATTCCCACGGTTACGTTTACATCGCTTGCAACGACGCCGGCGTCGATTTCATACACGCCAATGCCGCCGCCCTCCGCGTCTGCGACCTACTGTCCACACTCGACGTCCACGAATGCTTCAAGGAATTCTTCACCTTCGACAGAAAAGTCAGCTACACCGGCCATTACTCCCCGATTCTCGCCGTTCAGGTCACCGAACTCGCTGACGGCCTCTTCATCGGCTGCGCCGTCAATCACGCCGTCACCGACGGCACCTCCTTCTGGAACTTCTTCAACACTTTCGCCCATCTCTGCAGAGCATCGAATAAAAGCTTCCGCAATATACCGGACTTCCACCGCGACTCCGCTCTGATCTCTGACGCCGTCCTCCGCCTACCCGAGGGCGGTCCTCAGGTCACGTTCGATTCTCACGCGCCGCTGCGCGAGAGAATCTTCAGCTTCAGCCGCGAAGCGATTCAGAAGCTGAAGGCAATGACGAACAACCGCCGATGGCCGGAGAGCAACGGCACCGCCGTCGAGTTTATGCGGAAGCAAAGCAACGATCAGTTTCATCACGCGAAGGAGAACAACGGAAAGGCCGGCACAATTCTGGAGAACTGGTTCAAGGTGAATTCGAATTCGAAACCTCAAACGGTTACCGAAACAGTGGAGATTTCGTCGTTTCAATCAGTGTGCGCGTTGCTGTGGCGCGCGGTTACGCGCGCGAGGAAACTGCCTGCGTCCAAAACGACGACGTTCAGAATGGCAGTTAACTGTCGTCATCGAATGGAACCAAAATTGGAACCGTACTACTTCGGGAACGCGATTCAGAGCGTGCCAACGTATGCTTCTGCCGGTGACGTGTTATCGAGGGATCTACGGTGGTGCGCGGAGCAGCTGAACGCAAACGTGAAGGCGCACGACAACGCTATGGTTAGGCGATTCATAGACGATTGGGAGCAGAAACCCAGGTGCTTCCCTCTCGGGAACCCTGACGGTGCATCCATCACTATGGGCAGTTCTCCGAGGTTCCCAATGTACGACAACAATTTCGGGTGGGGGAGACCTCTGGCGGTGAGAAGTGGAAGAGCGAACAAATTCGACGGTAAGATCTCGGCGTTTCCCGGAAGAGACGGAACAGGAACCGTGGATTTGGAAGTGGTTTTAGCGCCCGAAACCATGGAAGCGCTGGAATCTGATCCAGAATTCACGAAATATGCAACGTGTCAGTTGTGA